A single window of Shewanella sp. Choline-02u-19 DNA harbors:
- a CDS encoding serine hydrolase domain-containing protein has protein sequence MHFLTKTILSVILLTLCLWAANKASANRIANSDIAKQLPTIITQNERPFTGIIMVKRDNQPLFTYISGDNVSLKSEFIIASLSKQVTATLVLKAVDDGKLALDQSVNHYLGSQPSQKGPDNIPDSVTISHLLSNTSGLVEAGKPPLFEPGSQFKYSNYGYALLGQLLETVNQQPITEQINAFNLQAGLGGLSAHLGKTSTIKKTSPLLLLGQEETRHQQQDGNDTSSYAASDVEINQQLLTAGGMMASADAYSHFQYALFTGQLISEQSLLEMTTSHSTREHRWGALGYGYGTQISNINGITEYSHSGYLPGYVSLALYYPQSNVNVVILENTSWDLQDINRTFGLHDKIRNSINSKLVALEDRPVAKLYQAGKEAITATLLAAK, from the coding sequence ATGCATTTTTTAACGAAAACAATTCTGAGTGTTATATTGCTCACTCTGTGCTTATGGGCTGCGAATAAAGCCAGTGCCAACCGCATAGCCAACAGTGATATAGCCAAACAGCTACCCACTATCATCACTCAAAATGAACGGCCTTTTACTGGCATTATTATGGTAAAACGCGATAACCAACCGCTGTTTACCTATATTTCCGGCGATAATGTCAGTCTGAAATCTGAATTTATTATCGCCTCGTTATCTAAACAGGTCACCGCCACGCTAGTGCTTAAAGCCGTTGATGATGGCAAGCTAGCGTTAGATCAGTCGGTTAATCATTATCTGGGATCACAGCCATCACAAAAGGGTCCCGACAATATCCCTGACAGCGTAACCATCTCGCACCTACTCAGTAATACCTCAGGGCTCGTCGAAGCGGGTAAGCCGCCGTTGTTTGAACCCGGTAGCCAATTTAAATACTCAAACTATGGTTATGCCCTGCTTGGACAACTACTTGAGACCGTCAATCAACAACCCATTACAGAACAAATCAACGCATTCAACCTGCAGGCAGGATTGGGCGGACTGAGTGCGCACTTAGGCAAAACATCAACCATCAAAAAGACATCCCCGCTACTGTTACTTGGCCAAGAAGAAACAAGGCATCAGCAGCAAGACGGCAATGACACCTCAAGTTATGCCGCCTCTGATGTCGAGATTAATCAGCAGCTGCTCACCGCTGGTGGCATGATGGCGTCAGCCGATGCCTATAGTCATTTTCAATATGCGCTATTCACAGGCCAGCTTATTAGTGAACAAAGCCTACTAGAGATGACGACTTCCCATAGCACCCGAGAACATCGTTGGGGAGCATTGGGCTATGGCTATGGCACGCAAATCAGTAATATCAACGGCATAACTGAATATAGTCATAGTGGTTACCTTCCTGGCTATGTCAGCCTTGCACTCTATTACCCACAGTCGAACGTCAACGTGGTCATTTTAGAAAATACCTCTTGGGATCTGCAAGATATCAATCGCACTTTTGGGCTGCACGATAAGATCCGCAATAGTATTAACAGTAAACTGGTGGCGTTAGAAGACAGACCCGTAGCCAAATTATACCAAGCAGGAAAAGAAGCAATCACAGCAACTTTACTAGCAGCAAAGTAA
- a CDS encoding NAD-dependent malic enzyme has translation MDDNKRPLYLPFAGPAILEAPLINKGSAFSDEERIFFNLEGLLPHVIETIEEQASRAYDQYKNFSNDLDKHIYLRNIQDTNETLYHRLVQNHISEMMPIIYTPTVGMACERFSKDYRRNRGLFISYPNKDRIDDILNNSTRQKVKIIVVTDGERILGLGDQGIGGMGIPIGKLSLYTSCGGISPAYTLPITLDVGTDNPHLLEDPMYMGWRNQRIGGEEYKEFVEAFMQAVSRRWPDALIQFEDFAQKNAMPLLERYKDQYCCFNDDIQGTAAVTVGSLLAACKAAGTQLCKQRITFLGAGSAGCGIAEAIVAQMVSEGISETQARQRVFMVDRWGLLQSNMPNLLPFQHKLAQQCSDVESWNNFSDNISLLDVVSNARPTVLIGVSGSPGLFSEEIIKAMHSHCKRPIVFPLSNPTSRVEATPKDILHWTNGQALVATGSPFEPVVIDDITYEIAQCNNSYIFPGIGLGVLAAGAARVSDAMLMASSRALAECSPLAINGEGSLLPKLEDIHSVSKHIAFAVAKVAVEEGHALPSSDELLTQAIEDNFWTAEYRRYKRTSF, from the coding sequence ATGGACGATAACAAACGCCCGCTCTATCTTCCTTTTGCCGGTCCTGCCATTCTTGAAGCACCTTTGATTAACAAAGGCAGCGCATTTTCCGACGAAGAACGTATTTTTTTCAATCTTGAAGGCCTATTGCCGCATGTGATTGAGACAATCGAAGAGCAAGCATCACGCGCCTATGATCAGTATAAGAATTTTTCTAATGATTTAGACAAACACATCTATCTTAGGAACATTCAAGATACTAACGAAACGCTCTATCATCGTTTAGTGCAAAACCACATTTCTGAGATGATGCCTATTATCTATACCCCTACTGTCGGTATGGCATGTGAGCGTTTCTCAAAAGATTATCGTCGTAACCGCGGGCTGTTTATCTCTTACCCGAACAAAGATCGTATCGACGACATCTTAAATAACTCGACTCGCCAAAAAGTAAAAATCATCGTAGTCACCGACGGTGAACGTATTCTAGGTCTTGGCGACCAAGGTATTGGTGGCATGGGGATCCCGATTGGTAAGCTTTCGCTCTACACCAGCTGTGGTGGTATTAGCCCCGCTTATACTTTGCCAATCACGCTTGATGTCGGTACCGATAATCCACATCTACTTGAAGACCCTATGTACATGGGTTGGCGTAACCAACGCATTGGCGGCGAAGAATACAAAGAGTTTGTCGAAGCCTTTATGCAAGCGGTTAGCCGCCGCTGGCCAGATGCACTGATTCAATTTGAAGATTTTGCGCAAAAGAACGCCATGCCATTGCTTGAGCGTTACAAAGATCAATACTGCTGCTTCAATGATGATATTCAAGGCACAGCTGCTGTTACTGTCGGTTCACTACTCGCAGCCTGTAAAGCGGCTGGCACTCAGCTTTGTAAGCAACGAATCACCTTCTTAGGTGCGGGTTCTGCAGGTTGTGGTATTGCCGAAGCTATTGTGGCGCAAATGGTATCTGAAGGCATTAGCGAGACCCAAGCACGCCAACGAGTATTCATGGTTGACCGTTGGGGCTTGTTACAGTCAAACATGCCGAACTTACTGCCTTTTCAACACAAACTAGCGCAACAATGTAGTGATGTAGAGAGCTGGAATAATTTCAGCGACAACATATCCCTACTCGATGTCGTCAGTAACGCTAGGCCAACCGTGTTGATTGGTGTCTCTGGCTCACCAGGATTATTCAGTGAAGAGATCATCAAGGCGATGCATAGCCATTGTAAACGCCCAATTGTGTTCCCACTGTCGAACCCTACAAGCCGCGTTGAGGCCACACCAAAAGATATTTTGCATTGGACAAACGGCCAAGCATTAGTCGCAACGGGTAGCCCGTTTGAGCCTGTTGTGATTGATGACATTACCTATGAAATAGCCCAGTGCAATAACAGTTATATCTTTCCTGGCATCGGCCTTGGTGTGTTAGCTGCTGGTGCAGCCCGCGTCAGTGACGCAATGCTAATGGCGTCTAGCCGTGCATTAGCCGAGTGCTCACCTCTTGCAATTAATGGTGAAGGCTCTTTACTGCCGAAGCTTGAAGATATCCATAGCGTCAGTAAACATATCGCTTTTGCTGTCGCTAAAGTGGCAGTTGAAGAGGGTCATGCACTGCCGAGCAGCGATGAGTTATTGACTCAAGCAATCGAAGATAACTTCTGGACAGCTGAGTATCGCCGTTATAAACGCACTTCGTTCTAA
- a CDS encoding NRAMP family divalent metal transporter, with amino-acid sequence MSNSSTPTLSKSPLQLGSVIGAMGPGILMAAAAIGASHLVASTRAGAEFGWQLAWVILAVNLLKYPFFAAGARYTTATGESLLAGYLKQGRNYLLLFTGLNVIAAIASTAGVAMLTAAMLTQFVPLSIDLLGLLVLISSLVILIFGHYALLDKMTKIIMLALTLTTLIAVALAFNAPSIVQPGFVSTSPWQWAYIGFLVAMMGWMPAPIEVSAWNSLWLLEKQKSQQVTKQQALFDFNFGYIVTALLAIVFLALGTLVMHGSGETFSASGVQFSKQLIDLYSKVMGNESRYLIGFVAFLCIFSTTVTVIDGYSRTLNMGWQLLKGRQYSQKRLNTVMCLMSLCGLAIILFFKGALLPLLEFVMILAFMTTVIFAWLNYKLMISTALPVEDRYGSAMRILSLFGLTYLISFAVLFIYWMLTK; translated from the coding sequence ATGAGCAACAGCAGTACTCCTACACTATCAAAGTCCCCTCTTCAGCTAGGTTCTGTGATCGGAGCCATGGGGCCTGGCATTTTAATGGCCGCCGCTGCCATTGGCGCCTCTCATCTGGTTGCTTCTACCCGAGCGGGCGCCGAATTTGGTTGGCAATTAGCTTGGGTTATTTTGGCCGTCAACTTACTCAAGTATCCCTTCTTTGCCGCTGGTGCTCGCTATACAACCGCCACAGGCGAGAGCTTACTCGCGGGATATTTAAAACAGGGTCGCAACTATTTATTACTGTTTACCGGCCTCAATGTGATAGCTGCGATAGCCAGTACAGCGGGGGTAGCGATGTTAACCGCGGCAATGTTGACCCAGTTTGTCCCGCTCTCTATCGACCTATTAGGGCTACTGGTGCTGATCTCGAGTTTAGTCATACTCATTTTTGGCCATTATGCGCTACTCGACAAGATGACGAAGATCATCATGTTGGCGCTAACATTAACCACCTTAATTGCGGTTGCTCTCGCATTTAATGCACCTTCTATCGTGCAACCAGGCTTTGTGTCTACCTCACCTTGGCAATGGGCTTATATCGGCTTTTTAGTCGCAATGATGGGCTGGATGCCCGCACCGATTGAAGTCAGCGCTTGGAACTCTCTCTGGTTGCTGGAGAAACAAAAAAGCCAACAAGTGACAAAGCAACAAGCCCTATTCGACTTCAACTTTGGCTATATCGTTACCGCCCTGCTCGCCATTGTATTTTTGGCGCTTGGTACTCTGGTGATGCATGGCAGCGGCGAAACCTTTTCAGCCTCTGGCGTGCAGTTCTCTAAGCAGCTAATCGACCTTTATAGCAAGGTGATGGGCAATGAAAGCCGATATTTAATTGGTTTTGTGGCCTTTTTATGTATTTTCAGCACCACTGTTACCGTTATTGATGGCTATAGCAGAACCTTGAATATGGGTTGGCAACTGCTAAAAGGCCGCCAATACAGCCAAAAGAGGCTTAACACTGTGATGTGTTTAATGAGCTTATGTGGACTGGCTATTATTTTATTTTTTAAAGGGGCGTTACTGCCATTGCTTGAGTTTGTTATGATCCTTGCGTTTATGACCACAGTTATTTTCGCTTGGCTTAACTATAAATTGATGATCAGCACAGCACTTCCTGTTGAAGACAGGTATGGTAGCGCGATGAGGATACTCTCTTTGTTTGGCTTAACTTACCTTATTAGTTTTGCGGTTTTATTCATCTACTGGATGCTTACTAAATAA
- a CDS encoding DUF1456 family protein, whose amino-acid sequence MINNDIIRKVRYILDLSNAKMLRIFAKANHEINQEEIINMLKKESEEGYQPCNDKTMCMFLDGFVIYKRGLKPGAEIPEPLSQLTNNLIFKKLRVAFELREDDIIEALTLAEFNMSKSELGALFRKPGHKHYKACGDQVLRNFLMGLSLKHRPKPAETEA is encoded by the coding sequence ATGATTAACAACGATATTATACGTAAAGTCCGCTACATCCTTGATTTAAGCAATGCCAAAATGCTACGCATTTTTGCTAAAGCTAATCACGAAATCAATCAAGAAGAAATCATCAACATGTTGAAAAAAGAGTCTGAAGAGGGCTATCAGCCTTGTAACGACAAAACCATGTGTATGTTCCTTGATGGATTTGTGATCTATAAGCGCGGACTAAAGCCTGGTGCTGAAATACCAGAGCCATTATCACAGCTAACAAACAACCTTATCTTTAAGAAGTTAAGAGTTGCTTTTGAATTGCGTGAAGACGATATTATTGAAGCTCTGACGCTAGCCGAATTTAATATGTCTAAATCGGAACTTGGCGCACTGTTTAGAAAACCTGGCCACAAGCACTATAAAGCGTGCGGCGATCAGGTTTTACGAAACTTCCTAATGGGTTTATCCCTGAAGCATCGTCCAAAACCCGCTGAAACTGAAGCTTAG
- a CDS encoding PH domain-containing protein translates to MQKGLEKSIKQAEFATNLGQYWLTPVAIVLTLSIIGIPLLLLWLPIGGIFTRRYIANMSTELTDRKLIVRKGIFTRTENTVPLDKITDMALIQGPLMRFFKLHKLTIETAGQSGSGALLNLTGIIDAAHFRSLVLAQKETLNQLESDSTADENNDTYVITLLQEISDTLKRLENKASL, encoded by the coding sequence ATGCAAAAGGGTTTGGAAAAAAGTATCAAGCAAGCAGAGTTTGCCACTAACTTAGGTCAATACTGGTTAACGCCAGTTGCCATCGTGCTGACGTTATCCATCATCGGCATTCCACTGTTACTGCTTTGGCTACCCATTGGCGGTATTTTTACTCGCCGCTATATCGCCAATATGAGCACCGAGCTCACAGATCGAAAACTCATCGTCCGCAAAGGTATTTTTACCCGCACCGAAAACACGGTCCCATTAGATAAAATCACCGACATGGCGTTAATCCAAGGGCCACTGATGCGATTCTTTAAGCTGCACAAATTAACGATTGAAACTGCGGGGCAATCGGGTTCTGGCGCGCTATTAAATCTAACAGGGATCATCGATGCAGCCCACTTTAGAAGCTTGGTGTTAGCTCAAAAAGAAACCCTGAACCAACTTGAAAGTGACAGTACAGCAGATGAAAATAATGACACTTATGTGATTACTCTTTTACAAGAGATCTCTGATACCCTTAAACGCCTTGAAAACAAAGCGAGTCTTTAG